The Maniola hyperantus chromosome 2, iAphHyp1.2, whole genome shotgun sequence genome includes a region encoding these proteins:
- the LOC117989220 gene encoding acyl-coenzyme A diphosphatase NUDT19-like has product MKRAIGKCWRESASLVVLAKRNVDVSSSRNAGGSNYDVLLQTRTHNASFSNGVVFPGGVSEEADASEHWLHLLSSFGFDQNDFEDLHRPGALASPIFASNPIRRHITLRISAIRETFEELGLLICSSKHKADRSGKWAHFLADVDVKYWQSRVSKDPAELLNLCKQYSCYPDIWALHYWSNWLTPSKARVRFDTAFFVTALKEQPTGIQANSEVVKVEWETPLNILERNSRREVQLYPPQGYEFHRLSKFNDIEELVQFATEISRKGNELLYPVPLQTKDGVIHLLPGDYRYPSNVDLDEVSVLKEDNTILELRDTNRTLHRFETSAKEVVLVTQNYTPKNHINMDNQVMPLNVVTIH; this is encoded by the exons ATGAAAAGAGCAATCGGAAAATGCTGGCGTGAATCAGCATCGTTGGTAGTGCTTGCTAAGCGTAATGTGGACGTTTCATCAAGTAGGAACGCAGGGGGCAGTAACTATGATGTTTTATTGCAGACTCGGACGCATAACGCTTCGTTCTCGAACGGTGTAGTGTTTCCGGGCGGAGTGAGCGAGGAGGCGGACGCGAGTGAGCATTGGTTGCACCTCCTCAGCTCTTTCGGCTTCGACCAGAACGATTTCGAGGATCTACATCGCCCTGGAGCACTTGCATCACCTATATTTGCTAGTAATCCCATCCGAAG ACACATCACATTGAGGATAAGTGCAATTAGGGAGACTTTCGAGGAGCTCGGCCTCCTTATATGCAGTTCCAAACATAAAGCAGACAGAAGTGGTAAATGGGCAcatttcttagctgatgttGATGTCAAATATTGGCAGAGTCGG GTGAGTAAGGATCCCGCTGAGCTTCTCAACCTCTGCAAGCAGTACAGCTGCTACCCGGACATATGGGCGCTGCACTACTGGAGCAACTGGCTGACTCCTTCTAAGGCACGGGTGCGGTTCGACACTGCGTTCTTCGTGACCGCCTTGAAGGAACAACCGACTGGGATTCAAGCTAACAGCGAAGTGGTGAAAGTTGag tgGGAAACTCCATTGAATATTTTGGAGAGAAATAGCAGAAGGGAAGTGCAATTGTACCCACCACAGGGCTATGAGTTCCATCGACTGTCCAAATTCAACGACATAGAGGAATTAGTACAATTTGCAACGGAAATAAGCCGCAAGGGTAATGAACTCTTGTACCCTGTTCCTCTGCAAACAAAGGATGGCGTTATACATCTTTTGCCAG GCGACTACCGCTACCCTTCAAATGTAGACCTCGACGAGGTGTCGGTGCTAAAAGAAGATAACACGATACTAGAACTAAGAGACACTAACCGAACACTTCACCGCTTCGAAACATCGGCAAAAGAAGTGGTTTTAGTTACACAAAATTACACGCCCAAAAACCATATCAACATGGACAACCAAGTCATGCCACTTAATGTTGTTACAATACATTAG
- the fray gene encoding STE20/SPS1-related proline-alanine-rich protein kinase, giving the protein MASSGHSWPNSQDEYELLEVIGVGATAVVHAAFCRARGEKCAIKRINLEKWNTSMDELLKEIQAMSSCNHENVVTYYTSFVVREELWLVLRLLEGGSLLDIIKHKLRAANCKHGVFDEATIATVLKEVLRGLEYFHQNGQIHRDIKAGNILLGDDGTVQIADFGVSAWLATGRDLSRQKVRHTFVGTPCWMAPEVMEQNHGYDFKADIWSFGITAIEMATGTAPYHKYPPMKVLMLTLQNDPPTLDTGAEEKDQYKAYGKTFRKMIAECLQKDPTKRPSATELLKHSFFKKAKDRKYLMQTLVSIGPSMETRVHKASKRQPGASGRLHRMETGEWVWESDEDDDDDDGDAGRDRPMNTLLRAASSDSDSDDEPRAGFSIGSAEPEDAPQIDLVLRMRNARNELNDIRFEFAPGKDSADGIATELVGAGLVAGADGEAIATQLQVLVDAHLFPGDTPAPRSLTFRLQSADPALPADEKGLIGYAQLSIVD; this is encoded by the coding sequence ATGGCGAGCTCGGGGCACTCGTGGCCCAACAGCCAGGACGAGTATGAGCTGCTGGAGGTGATCGGCGTGGGCGCCACGGCCGTGGTGCACGCCGCCTTCTGCCGCGCGCGCGGCGAGAAGTGCGCCATCAAGCGCATCAACCTCGAGAAGTGGAACACCTCCATGGACGAGCTGCTCAAGGAGATCCAGGCCATGTCCAGCTGCAACCACGAGAACGTCGTCACCTACTACACCAGCTTCGTGGTGAGGGAGGAGCTGTGGCTCGTGCTGCGCCTGTTGGAGGGCGGCAGCCTGCTCGACATCATCAAGCACAAGCTGCGCGCCGCCAACTGCAAGCACGGCGTGTTCGACGAGGCCACCATCGCCACCGTGCTCAAGGAGGTGCTGCGTGGCCTGGAGTACTTCCACCAGAACGGCCAGATCCACCGCGACATCAAGGCGGGCAACATCCTGCTGGGCGACGACGGCACCGTGCAGATCGCCGACTTCGGCGTGTCGGCCTGGCTCGCCACCGGCCGCGACCTGTCGCGCCAGAAGGTGCGCCACACCTTCGTGGGCACGCCGTGCTGGATGGCGCCCGAGGTCATGGAGCAGAACCACGGCTACGACTTCAAGGCGGACATCTGGTCCTTCGGCATCACGGCCATCGAGATGGCGACCGGCACGGCGCCCTACCACAAGTACCCGCCCATGAAGGTGCTCATGCTCACGCTGCAGAACGACCCGCCCACGCTCGACACGGGCGCCGAGGAGAAGGACCAGTACAAGGCGTACGGTAAGACGTTCCGCAAGATGATCGCCGAGTGCCTGCAGAAGGACCCCACCAAGCGGCCCTCGGCCACCGAGCTGCTCAAGCACTCGTTCTTCAAGAAGGCGAAGGACCGCAAGTACCTCATGCAGACGCTGGTGAGCATCGGGCCCAGCATGGAGACGCGCGTGCACAAGGCCAGCAAGCGCCAGCCCGGCGCGTCGGGCCGCCTGCACCGCATGGAGACGGGCGAGTGGGTGTGGGAGAGCGACgaggacgacgacgacgacgacggcgACGCGGGCCGCGACCGCCCCATGAACACGCTGCTGCGCGCCGCCTCGTCCGACAGCGACAGCGACGACGAGCCGCGCGCCGGCTTCAGCATCGGCTCGGCCGAGCCCGAGGACGCGCCGCAGATCGACCTCGTGCTGCGCATGCGCAACGCGCGCAACGAGCTCAACGACATCCGTTTCGAGTTCGCGCCCGGCAAGGACTCGGCCGACGGCATCGCCACCGAGCTGGTGGGCGCGGGGCTGGTGGCGGGTGCGGACGGCGAGGCCATCGCCACGCAGCTGCAGGTGCTGGTGGACGCGCACCTGTTCCCGGGCGACACGCCCGCGCCGCGCTCGCTCACCTTCCGCCTGCAGTCCGCCGACCCCGCGCTGCCGGCCGACGAGAAGGGCCTCATCGGCTACGCGCAGCTCTCCATCGTGGACTGA